The Castanea sativa cultivar Marrone di Chiusa Pesio chromosome 11, ASM4071231v1 genome contains a region encoding:
- the LOC142618062 gene encoding cellulose synthase-like protein H1, with protein MANQIALPLYEKIPRKNTLQRVFDILIFFLLLSLLIYRFLFLKNHGLTWFLAFLCESWFTFTWALVISTKWNPVEYKTHPDRLLQRVPELPSVDMFVTTADPVLEPPLITVNTVLSLLAIDYPAHKLACYVSDDGCSPITYYSLVEASKFAKLWVPFCKKFNIHVRAPFRYFSSNPQTFGGSSSDFLQEWKRMKDEYERLSRKIEDAVQKSVPSDFTGDFAEFSNIERKNHPAIIKVIWENKTSLPDGLPHLIYISREKRPKHLHHYKAGAMNVLARVSGLMTNAPYMLNVDCDMFVNNPKTALHAMCPLLGSKSENKIAFSQFPQVFYDGLKDDPYGNQMVVLFKYMGHGIAGLQGPFYSGTGCFHSRKVIYGLFPDDVDSVNEKTVNNILSNFGSSKELIKSGANALKGKTDSPLNLSNSIQASYQVSGSGYEYGTSWGTKVGWKYGSTTEDAHTGLMIHKRGWRSAFLSPNPPAFLGCAPSGGPSAATQQKRWVTGLLEILFSKSCPIFATLFGELQFRQCLAYLWVLMWGLRSIPELCYAALPAYCLITNSHFLPKVQEPTVYVPTSIFVIYNVYTLSEYLRAGQSIQAWWNNQRMSRINTANAWLFGFLSVILKLLGISETVFEVTQKDQSSDDASDAEAGRFTFNESPIFLPGTTILVVHLTALVVSLLKLQPPARDGHGSGLGEVFCSVYLVLCFWPFLKGLFGKGRHGIPSSTICKSTALALLFVYFCRRVAIG; from the exons ATGGCCAACCAGATCGCTCTCCCTCTATATGAAAAAATCCCACGTAAAAACACTTTACAAAGAGTCTTCGATATCCTaatcttcttccttctcctttCTCTTCTTATTTATCGTTTTCTATTCCTCAAAAATCATGGTCTCACTTGGTTTCTTGCCTTCCTATGCGAGTCATGGTTCACCTTCACTTGGGCTCTCGTCATCAGCACCAAATGGAATCCTGTTGAATACAAAACGCATCCAGACCGACTCTTACAACG GGTCCCTGAACTTCCATCGGTGGACATGTTTGTGACAACTGCGGACCCTGTGCTAGAACCACCTCTCATCACAGTAAACACCGTGCTCTCTTTGTTGGCAATTGATTATCCAGCTCACAAGCTAGCTTGTTACGTATCAGATGATGGTTGTTCTCCAATCACTTACTACTCTCTTGTGGAAGCCTCAAAGTTTGCTAAGCTTTGGGTTCCATTTTGTAAGAAGTTCAATATTCATGTTAGAGCCCCCTTTAGATACTTTTCTAGTAACCCCCAAACTTTCGGTGGTAGTTCAAGTGATTTTCTAcaggaatggaaaagaatgaag GACGAGTATGAGCGACTTAGCCGCAAAATTGAGGATGCGGTCCAAAAGTCTGTGCCAAGTGATTTTACTGGAGACTTTGCAGAATTCTCAAACATAGAACGCAAAAACCATCCAGCTATTATCAAG GTTATATGGGAGAACAAGACAAGTCTTCCAGATGGATTGCCACATTTGATTTATATATCGAGGGAGAAGCGACCAAAACATCTACATCATTACAAAGCAGGAGCCATGAATGTTCTC GCCAGAGTCTCTGGTTTGATGACGAATGCTCCCTATATGCTGAATGTAGACTGTGATATGTTTGTCAACAATCCAAAAACTGCTCTTCATGCAATGTGCCCACTACTGGGTTCCAAGAGTGAAAACAAAATTGCATTTTCTCAATTCCCACAAGTGTTCTATGATGGATTAAAGGATGACCCATACGGCAATCAAATGGTGGTTTTGTTTAAA TATATGGGGCATGGAATAGCGGGACTTCAAGGACCTTTTTATAGTGGAACAGGATGCTTTCACAGTCGGAAAGTTATCTATGGTCTATTTCCAGACGATGTAGATTCAGTAAATg AAAAAACGGTTAATAATattctttcaaattttgggAGTTCAAAGGAGTTGATCAAATCAGGTGCTAATGCTTTGAAAGGGAAGACAGATTCACCGCTCAATCTTTCGAATTCTATTCAGGCATCATACCAAGTCAGTGGTTCTGGTTACGAGTACGGTACTAGTTGGGGTACAAAG GTTGGTTGGAAATATGGATCCACCACAGAAGATGCCCACACTGGACTAATGATCCATAAAAGAGGTTGGAGGTCGGCCTTTTTATCACCAAACCCACCGGCCTTTTTAGGGTGTGCACCCTCAGGTGGGCCTTCCGCAGCAACCCAACAAAAGAGGTGGGTCACAGGCCTACTTGAAATTCTTTTTAGCAAAAGTTGTCCTATATTTGCTACTCTCTTTGGGGAGCTTCAATTTAGGCAATGTTTGGCATATTTGTGGGTCCTCATGTGGGGCCTACGCTCCATCCCCGAGCTATGCTATGCTGCTTTGCCTGCGTATTGTCTCATCACCAACTCCCACTTCTTGCCCAAG GTGCAAGAACCAACAGTATATGTACCAACTTCTATCTTCGTCATTTACAACGTATACACTTTATCCGAGTACCTAAGAGCCGGCCAATCAATTCAAGCATGGTGGAATAACCAAAGAATGTCACGAATAAATACGGCGAATGCATGGTTATTCGGATTTCTCAGTGTGATACTTAAGCTCTTAGGAATATCTGAAACAGTTTTCGAAGTAACACAAAAAGACCAATCTAGTGATGATGCCAGTGATGCTGAAGCGGGAAGGTTCACCTTCAACGAGTCCCCAATTTTCTTGCCTGGTACAACCATTTTGGTGGTGCACTTGACAGCGTTGGTTGTGAGTTTATTAAAGTTGCAACCTCCAGCTCGTGATGGGCATGGGTCTGGGCTAGGGGAGGTATTTTGTAGTGTGTATTTGGTGTTATGCTTTTGGCCATTTTTGAAGGGATTATTTGGGAAAGGAAGACATGGGATTCCCTCATCTACAATATGCAAGTCAACAGCTTTGGCGTTACTTTTTGTGTACTTTTGTAGAAGGGTTGCAATAGGTTGA